Proteins encoded within one genomic window of Callithrix jacchus isolate 240 chromosome 11, calJac240_pri, whole genome shotgun sequence:
- the LOC100386428 gene encoding large ribosomal subunit protein eL32: MAALRPLVKPKIVKKRTKKFIRHQSDRYVKIKRNWRKPRGIDNRVRRRFKGQILMPNIGYGSNKKTKHMLPSGFRKFLVHNVKELEVLLMCNKSYCAEIAHNVSSKNRKAIVERAAQLAIRVTNPNARLRSEENE; the protein is encoded by the coding sequence ATGGCCGCCCTTAGACCCCTTGTGAAACCCAAGATCGTCAAAAAGAGAACCAAGAAGTTCATCCGGCACCAGTCAGACCGATATGTCAAAATTAAGCGTAACTGGCGGAAACCCAGAGGTATTGACAACAGGGTTCGTAGAAGGTTCAAGGGCCAGATCTTAATGCCTAACATTGGTTATGGGAGCAATAAGAAGACAAAGCACATGCTGCCCAGTGGCTTCCGGAAGTTCCTGGTCCACAACGTCAAGGAGCTGGAAGTGCTGCTGATGTGCAACAAATCTTACTGTGCTGAGATCGCTCACAATGTTTCCTCCAAGAACCGCAAAGCCATCGTGGAAAGAGCTGCCCAGCTGGCCATCAGAGTCACCAACCCCAATGCCAGGCTGCGCagtgaagaaaatgaatag